In Acanthopagrus latus isolate v.2019 chromosome 17, fAcaLat1.1, whole genome shotgun sequence, the following are encoded in one genomic region:
- the rcc1 gene encoding regulator of chromosome condensation yields the protein MPAKKTTTKRKSEPIVENVQDLKKVKVSHSSHGKEAGQVLVLGMGDVGQLGHGEDIFQRKKPSLVSLPEKIVQVVAGGMHTVCLSDTGNVYTFGCNDEGALGRDTTESGSEMVPGKVPLEEKVVQVSAGDSHTAALTDDGTVYMWGAFRDNNGVIGLLEPLKTCTVPVKVPMPEPVVKIASGNDHLVMVTLEGYLYSSGNGEQGQLGRVPEIFSNRGGRKGLERMLVPQVVSLKGKKGKEGKVKCVDVFCGSYFTFAVTKEGHIYGFGLANYHQLGTKSTKICFSPEKLMCFKNSTTSWVQFSGGQHHSVCLDAEGQVYSLGRADYGRLGLGEGAEEKSEPTLVTGMEPASSVACGASVSFAVTRQGSVYAWGMGTNLQLGTGEEDDEWSPVKMTGKQLENRVVLTASSGGQHTALLVKDKQES from the exons ATGCCTGCCAAAAAGACCACCACTAAGAGGAAGTCTGAGCCCATTGTGGAGAATGTGCAAGACCTCAAGAAAGTGAAAG tttCCCACAGCAGTCATGGGAAGGAGGCAGGCCAGGTTCTTGTTCTGGGCATGGGTGATGTTGGACAGTTGGGTCACGGCGAGGACATCTTTCAGAGGAAGAAGCCGTCCCTTGTGTCCCTGCCAGAGAAAATCGTGCAAGTGGTGGCTGGAGGCATGCACACTGTATGCCTGAGCGACACTGGCAAT gtcTACACTTTTGGCTGTAATGACGAAGGAGCCCTTGGTCGGGACACAACAGAGTCGGGGTCTGAGATGGTTCCAGGAAAGGTGCCTCTGGAGGAGAAGGTGGTCCAGGTGTCGGCAGGGGACAGCCACACAGCTGCACTCACAGATGATGGAACAGTGTACATGTGGGGCGCCTTCAGG GACAACAACGGTGTTATAGGCCTACTGGAGCCCCTAAAAACATGCACTGTTCCAGTCAAAGTCCCCATGCCTGAACCAGTTGTGAAAATTGCATCAG GTAACGACCACCTGGTAATGGTTACACTGGAGGGATACCTTTACTCATCTGGCAATGGAGAGCAGGGGCAGCTGGGGAGAGTGCCTGAAATCTTTTCAAACAGAGGAGGCAGGAAAGGCCTTG AACGTATGCTGGTACCACAGGTAGTTTCtcttaaagggaaaaaagggaaagaaggcAAAGTTAAGTGCGTCGATGTCTTCTGTGGGTCGTACTTCACCTTTGCTGTGACAAAAGAAGGACATATTTATGGATTTGGCCTGGCCAACTATCACCAGCTGG GCACTAAAAGCACCAAGATATGTTTTTCCCCGGAAAAACTGATGTGCTTCAAGAACTCCACCACTTCCTGGGTGCAGTTCTCTGGAGGGCAACATCACTCAGTCTGCCTTGATGCTGAAG GACAGGTGTACAGTCTGGGCAGAGCAGATTATGGTCGCCTGGGTCTGGGCGAGGGCGCTGAAGAGAAGAGTGAGCCCACGCTTGTGACTGGGATGGAGCCGGCCAGCAGCGTGGCATGTGGGGCGTCTGTCAGCTTCGCTGTGACCAGACAAG GATCTGTGTACGCCTGGGGCATGGGCACCAACCTGCAGCTTGGCACtggagaagaggatgatgaatgGAGCCCTGTTAAGATGACAGGCAAGCAGCTGGAGAACCGCGTAGTACTGACGGCCTCCAGTGGAGGGCAGCATACAGCTCTTTTGGTCAAGGACAAACAGGAGAGCTGA